One segment of Mercenaria mercenaria strain notata unplaced genomic scaffold, MADL_Memer_1 contig_858, whole genome shotgun sequence DNA contains the following:
- the LOC128554903 gene encoding uncharacterized protein LOC128554903, with amino-acid sequence MAEKGSGDVKNIYLSDAVPGRIEQKLCQPCLSKDTQTVADVFCSTCDEFQCKECSNVHTTHAFLRNHKLVNAKEMKTKQVSFDMMGFDQCNEHQEALKFFCEDEKQLCCSTCAIVDHRKCHRVVEIQKIAGRFTFRSSSIQARLLKVTEKAKLVVENAKSSTEQLGQDVDAISLTIRRMQDDVNKTFEDLKVSVAKDAESFKAETLNKLTKKQSDREKLVADATKSLETIDNVHQNGTPSQQFILGHRMKKQVRELSCNVDEECQSLETVTISFDFDDTMKLPPLPISYYVPGQLTLKCSSPEDVKPITPLAPIVKLTKITCIDVKLTGDDVEEPLYSGLDFLPDGRLFAVDNKKRKCLIYNEKLEKVGSFQLSYTPQSVVAVSEEEVAITSADPCKIDFLRVSKSNDITLIRTCKVMTQYDSICMKDERNFVVGTFDDTRPVRMVSLSGEEKDFSINFPNKKYPIATSASTYIRNSDKVVLADKNEHTVYIYDVKNNTRVAVKDDQIKKPCGVAVGPSDCILVCSNGTNSIVQISQTGRVLSSYKIDMELPYSVCVSKDKSIIAVTNNLVGVTNLQLFKVE; translated from the coding sequence aaaaatatttacctAAGTGATGCAGTTCCTGGACGAATAGAACAGAAATTGTGTCAACCATGTTTAAGTAAGGATACACAAACAGTAGCTGATGTGTTTTGTTCAACATGTGACGAGTTTCAGTGTAAAGAATGTTCAAACGTACATACAACGCACGCGTTCTTGAGAAATCACAAGCTAGTGAATGCAAAAGAGATGAAAACGAAACAAGTCTCGTTTGATATGATGGGGTTTGACCAATGTAATGAGCATCAGGAAGCATTGAAATTCTTCTGTGAAGATGAGAAACAGCTCTGTTGCAGTACCTGTGCTATTGTAGATCACCGGAAATGCCACAGGGTCGTTGAAATTCAGAAGATTGCCGGAAGATTTACATTTAGAAGTTCCAGCATACAGGCCAGACTGCTGAAAGTAACAGAGAAAGCTAAACTTGTCGTTGAAAATGCCAAGTCATCCACAGAGCAACTGGGTCAGGATGTTGATGCGATATCGTTAACAATAAGACGCATGCAAGATGATGTAAACAAAACGTTTGAAGATTTGAAAGTTTCCGTTGCTAAGGACGCTGAATCGTTTAAAGCAGAAACACTCAATAAATTGACAAAGAAGCAATCAGACAGAGAGAAACTTGTTGCTGATGCAACAAAATCTCTAGAAACAATTGATAACGTTCATCAGAACGGGACGCCATCACAACAGTTTATATTGGGACATAGAATGAAGAAACAAGTCAGAGAACTTAGCTGCAACGTTGACGAGGAATGTCAAAGTTTAGAGACCGTTACCATTTCGTTTGATTTTGATGATACTATGAAACTGCCCCCGCTTCCGATTTCTTATTACGTTCCAGGACAACTGACATTAAAATGCTCTTCACCGGAAGATGTGAAACCTATAACACCGTTAGCTCCGATTGTTAAATTAACGAAGATTACTTGCATTGATGTGAAGCTGACTGGAGATGATGTGGAAGAACCGTTATACTCAGGACTGGATTTCCTGCCGGATGGTAGACTGTTTGCCGTGgataataaaaaaaggaaatgcTTGATTTACAATGAGAAGCTTGAGAAAGTAGGATCGTTTCAATTATCGTATACACCACAGAGTGTTGTTGCTGTATCCGAGGAGGAAGTGGCAATAACAAGTGCCGATCCTTGTAAGATAGACTTTCTACGTGTCAGTAAATCTAATGATATAACTTTGATCAGGACATGTAAAGTTATGACGCAGTATGATTCTATATGTATGAAAGATGAGAGAAATTTTGTTGTTGGAACTTTCGATGATACAAGACCAGTTCGAATGGTATCTCTGTCAGGAGAAGAGAAAGATTTCAGTATCAACTTTCCGAACAAGAAATATCCTATAGCTACTAGTGCTAGTACATATATAAGAAACAGTGACAAAGTGGTTCTCGCCGATAAGAACGAGCATACTGTCTACATATATGACGTCAAGAACAACACCAGAGTTGCTGTCAAGGACGACCAGATCAAGAAACCATGTGGTGTAGCAGTAGGTCCATCCGACTGTATCCTAGTTTGCAGTAATGGAACAAATTCCATTGTACAGATCTCTCAGACAGGTCGGGTCCTTTCATCGTACAAGATAGATATGGAACTCCCCTACAGTGTCTGTGTTTCTAAGGACAAATCCATCATTGCTGTCACTAATAACTTGGTCGGTGTAACCAATTTGCAGCTGTTTAAAGTTGAATGA
- the LOC128554905 gene encoding uncharacterized protein LOC128554905, which translates to MAEKESENLENKFFSNVVPGRVKKILCQPCSSKNTQTVAEVFCSTCDEFQCTECSNLHTTHAFLRNHKLVNAKEVKTKPGSIDMKGLDQCDEHQKVLEFFCEGENQLCCSTCAIVVHRKCHSVVEIQRIAGRSASTRSELKVKLQEAREKAVTVVKYTKLSKEQLDQDVKEVTLKIRRVRDDVMKMFDELEVSVSKDAESFKTETLDKLTRKQSNSEKHIADATKSLETIDNVHQNGTSSQQFILEQRMKKQVDELSSNVDKEYQRLETVTVSFDFDETLKLPPLSIVNYVPGQLTLKYSVPEAVKPKTPVDPIVKFTKITSIDLKQTGDDTKEPLYSGLDFLPDGRLIAVDNKNGKCLIYNEKLKTVGSYQLSYMPQSVVAVSEEEAAITSANKYKIDFLRVSKSNEITLIRTCEVKTEYDSICLKDERHFVAGTQDDTRPVHIVSLSGEEKDFSISFPNKKYPSDTSACTYIGYSDKVVLTDRIEHTVYIYDIKSNTRVVVKDDQINEPWGVAVGPSDCILVCSNKTHTIVQISQTGRVLSSYKLDMKHPYRVCVSKNKSLLAVSSNLNGGTKLQLLQVTY; encoded by the coding sequence ATGGCGGAAAAAGAGAGTGAGAATTTGGAAAATAAGTTCTTTAGTAATGTAGTTCCTGGACGAGTAAAGAAAATATTGTGTCAACCGTGTTCAAGTAAGAATACACAAACTGTAGCTGAGGTGTTTTGTTCAACATGTGACGAGTTTCAGTGTACAGAATgttcaaacttgcatacaacgcACGCGTTCTTGAGAAATCACAAGCTAGTGAATGCGAAAGAGGTGAAAACGAAACCAGGTTCCATTGATATGAAGGGATTAGATCAATGTGATGAGCATCAAAAAGTTTTAGAATTCTTTTGCGAGGGTGAGAATCAGCTTTGCTGCAGTACATGTGCTATTGTGGTTCACCGAAAATGTCATAGTGTCGTAGAGATTCAGAGGATTGCCGGAAGGTCTGCATCGACACGTTCCGAGTTAAAAGTCAAGTTGCAGGAAGCAAGAGAGAAAGCTGTAACTGTCGTTAAATATACCAAGTTGTCAAAAGAGCAACTGGATCAAGATGTTAAAGAAGTTACTTTAAAAATTAGACGAGTGCGTGATGATGTTATGAAAATGTTTGACGAGTTGGAAGTTTCCGTTTCTAAGGACGCTGAATCATTTAAGACAGAAACACTCGATAAATTGACAAGGAAGCAGTCAAACAGTGAGAAACATATTGCTGATGCAACAAAATCACTTGAAACAATTGATAACGTTCATCAGAACGGGACGTCATCACAACAGTTTATACTGGAACAGAGAATGAAGAAACAGGTGGATGAACTTAGCAGCAACGTTGACAAGGAATATCAAAGGTTAGAGACCGTGACCGTTTcgtttgattttgatgaaacattgaAATTGCCCCCACTTTCGATTGTTAATTACGTTCCTGGACAACTGACATTAAAATACTCCGTACCAGAAGCTGTGAAACCTAAAACACCTGTAGATCCGATTGTTAAATTTACGAAGATTACTTCCATTGATCTGAAGCAGACTGGAGATGATACCAAGGAACCGTTATACTCAGGACTGGATTTCCTGCCGGATGGTAGACTGATTGCCGTAGATAATAAAAACGGGAAATGTTTGATTTACAATGAGAAGCTTAAGACAGTAGGATCATATCAGTTATCGTATATGCCACAGAGTGTTGTTGCTGTGTCTGAGGAGGAAGCGGCGATAACAAGTGCTAATAAATACAAGATAGACTTTCTACGTGTCAGTAAATCTAACGAGATAACTTTGATCAGGACATGTGAAGTTAAGACAGAGTATGACTCTATATGTCTGAAAGATGAGAGACACTTTGTTGCTGGAACTCAAGATGATACAAGACCAGTTCATATTGTATCTCTGTCAGGAGAAGAGAAAGATTTCAGTATCAGCTTTCCGAATAAAAAATATCCTAGTGACACTAGTGCTTGTACATATATTGGATACAGTGACAAAGTGGTTCTCACCGATAGGATCGAGCATACTGTCTACATATATGACATCAAGAGCAACACCAGGGTTGTTGTCAAGGACGACCAGATCAACGAACCATGGGGTGTAGCAGTAGGTCCATCCGACTGTATCCTGGTTTGTAGTAATAAAACACATACCATTGTACAGATCTCTCAAACAGGTCGGGTCCTATCATCGTACAAGTTAGATATGAAACACCCCTATAGAGTCTGTGTTTCGAAGAACAAATCACTTCTTGCTGTCTCAAGTAACCTGAATGGTGGAACAAAGTTGCAGCTGTTACAAGTAACATACTAA